The DNA window CGCGCATCAACCCGAGGTTGCCCTCCTGCACCAGGTCGAGCAGGGGCACACCACGGCGCTGGTAGTGGCGAGCCGTCGCCATCACGAGCCGCAGGTTGGCTTGCACCAGCTCGGCCTTGGCGCGAGCCGAGCCGGCGCGCGCCTTGGAGAATGCACGGAGCGTCGACGTCGCCCCTTCGCTCTCGGGGCTGCCCGAGCGCGCGACATCGCGGAGGGCCTGGGTGATCCGATCGCCGACCGAGGGATCGAGGCGCACCTCGCACAACCCAGCCGCGAGTCCTTCGAGCGCTGCCTCCGCATTCGAACCAGTCAAGGTCATGACCGAGCGCGCGAGCTGAAGGAGCTGCGCGAGGCGCAGCGGCGCAGCCTGACCTGCAGGGTCATCCGCATCCGGGTTGAGCAGGAGGTCCTGGATCACCACCCGGCCTGCCTGCACGTCGTCCGCCAGGCTGGCGAGCACGCGCAGCGCGATCGGCGAACGAACCCACGTCCGGAGAGAGGCATCTTCGGCCGCCTCGATCCGTCGCCCGAGATCGATCTCCCCATCCCGGGTGAGCGGCTGGCTGCCCGAGAGCTCCGCGAGATACAGGTCCGTGGCGTCAGGGGAGGCGAAGTCGGGCTCGACCTCCCGTTCGCGCAGGGCACGCACGCGCGACGCCGGCGAGCTGCCAGCCAGGGCCTCAGCCAGCGACGACACCGGTCCCCGATTTTCTTGCTCCATCGACGGGCGCAGCGTGGCGCTGCTCCCAGCGTGGGCCTCGAGCTCGGACTCGTTCCTGTGCAACTCGCCCTGTCGGAGCGAGATCGATGACTTGGTCTTCAATGCCACATGAGGAGCGCTGCGTTCACCTGGCGCGAGCGGAACACAGCGGATCGGGGTGTCAGATGCGCCTAGAAAAGAGGGTAGTTCAACCACACACCTTCCGGAAGTGGCAAGAAAGAAGTCTCCTTGACGCGCAGATCCGACTGCGGTTTCCGAACGACTTCGAGCGCTCCACGC is part of the Chondromyces crocatus genome and encodes:
- a CDS encoding RNA polymerase sigma factor RpoD/SigA, which gives rise to MSSLAEALAGSSPASRVRALREREVEPDFASPDATDLYLAELSGSQPLTRDGEIDLGRRIEAAEDASLRTWVRSPIALRVLASLADDVQAGRVVIQDLLLNPDADDPAGQAAPLRLAQLLQLARSVMTLTGSNAEAALEGLAAGLCEVRLDPSVGDRITQALRDVARSGSPESEGATSTLRAFSKARAGSARAKAELVQANLRLVMATARHYQRRGVPLLDLVQEGNLGLMRAADKFDYRRGYRFSTYAGWWIKQAIERALLYQGRIVKMPVHLADSRRKVLRSRKALSQEHAREPSPEEIAEHSGLPLAKVKAVRDLSMEPISLDAPIDEEGDARYGDFLPSDTVTPDEALAQRRMMEQTRDLLEGLTPREREVLRLRYGLDGETDHTLEEIGRSFSLSRERIRQIESKALEKLRSRSRDRHLATYLDGT